The following proteins come from a genomic window of Nostoc sp. TCL26-01:
- a CDS encoding M14 family metallopeptidase: protein MPDVRFDKYYRYAELTEILHSYAQEFPQFIKIESIGKSYEGRDIWLLTVTNFATGADQEKPALWIDGNIHALEIAPSSVCLYFLQTLVTAYGTNSDVTRCLDTRVYYICPRVNPDGAELALSDRPKFIRSSTRPYPYDEEPNDGLVMEDIDGDGRILLMRIPDANGAWKICPTEPRLMVRREPTETGGEYYRLLAEGRLENYDGVQIKVQPPKEGLDLNRNFPALWRQEFQQPGAGDYPTSESEVRSLVHFLTNHPNITGAITFHTFSGVLIRPYTDKSDDEFPVNDLRTYQKIGDKGTEITGYPAISAFHEFRYDPKDFITGTFDDWAYEYQGLFAWTVEVWSPQRQAGITDYKYTDWQREHPLEDDLKLLRWNDQQLAGKGYVDWYPFDHPQLGKIEIGGWDTMYAWSNPPSEFLEKELSRFPEWLIWHLLISPRLEIYQASVHQLGDSLYRVQLVVQNTGWLPSHITQKALEKKLVRGCICEIALPPGATLEQGKQQEELGQLAGRNYKPSAPTRRQSDPTSDRLKVEWIVRAIAGSKVKLSARHERAGVVRTELTL from the coding sequence ATGCCGGATGTGCGCTTTGATAAATACTACCGTTACGCAGAACTGACAGAAATTCTCCACAGCTACGCACAGGAATTTCCCCAGTTCATCAAAATAGAAAGTATCGGCAAGAGTTACGAAGGTCGAGATATCTGGTTATTAACTGTCACTAATTTTGCCACAGGTGCAGACCAAGAAAAACCAGCCCTGTGGATTGATGGTAATATACACGCTCTGGAAATAGCACCATCGAGTGTTTGCTTATATTTTTTGCAAACATTAGTCACAGCCTATGGAACTAATTCAGATGTTACCCGTTGTTTAGATACCCGTGTCTATTATATTTGCCCCCGCGTTAACCCTGATGGCGCAGAGTTGGCGTTGTCAGATAGACCTAAGTTTATTCGTTCCTCTACCCGTCCCTATCCCTACGATGAAGAACCCAACGATGGCTTAGTCATGGAAGATATAGATGGTGATGGACGAATTTTACTGATGCGTATCCCCGATGCAAATGGGGCATGGAAAATTTGCCCTACAGAACCTCGGTTGATGGTGCGTCGTGAACCCACAGAAACTGGTGGTGAATATTACAGGTTACTAGCAGAAGGGCGGTTAGAAAATTACGACGGTGTGCAGATAAAAGTTCAGCCCCCCAAAGAAGGGTTAGATTTGAACCGCAATTTTCCAGCTTTATGGCGACAAGAATTTCAACAACCAGGGGCTGGGGATTATCCCACATCTGAATCAGAAGTGCGATCGCTAGTCCATTTCCTGACTAATCATCCTAACATCACTGGTGCAATTACTTTTCACACCTTTAGCGGCGTTCTCATCCGTCCTTATACTGATAAAAGTGATGATGAATTTCCGGTTAATGATCTGCGTACCTATCAAAAAATTGGTGACAAAGGTACAGAAATTACAGGCTACCCAGCCATATCAGCCTTTCACGAATTCCGCTATGATCCCAAAGACTTTATCACTGGGACATTTGACGATTGGGCTTATGAATACCAAGGTTTATTTGCTTGGACTGTAGAAGTTTGGAGTCCCCAACGTCAAGCCGGAATTACTGATTATAAATATACTGACTGGCAACGAGAACACCCTTTAGAAGATGATTTAAAATTACTCCGTTGGAATGATCAACAATTAGCAGGTAAAGGTTATGTAGATTGGTATCCCTTTGACCATCCCCAACTTGGTAAAATCGAAATCGGTGGCTGGGATACCATGTATGCTTGGTCAAATCCACCGTCAGAGTTTTTAGAAAAGGAACTATCCCGCTTTCCTGAATGGTTAATCTGGCATTTATTAATATCTCCTCGGTTGGAAATTTATCAAGCCAGTGTGCATCAGTTAGGAGACAGTTTATATCGAGTCCAGCTAGTTGTGCAGAACACAGGTTGGCTACCCAGCCACATTACCCAAAAAGCTTTAGAGAAAAAATTAGTCCGGGGTTGTATTTGTGAGATTGCACTACCACCTGGCGCAACCTTAGAACAAGGTAAGCAACAAGAAGAATTAGGTCAATTAGCAGGACGGAATTACAAACCCTCAGCCCCCACGAGAAGACAAAGTGATCCCACCAGCGATCGCCTTAAAGTAGAATGGATTGTTAGAGCGATCGCTGGTAGTAAAGTTAAGTTATCAGCTCGTCATGAACGTGCCGGTGTAGTGCGTACTGAGTTGACATTATGA
- a CDS encoding TMEM175 family protein: protein MGKGRLEAFSDGVLAIIITIMVLELKVPHGDNLAVLRPLIPVFLSYVLSFVFLGIYWNNHHHLLQAIRHVNGRILWANLHLLFWLSLIPFVTGWMGENHFAALPVALYGVVLLFAAVAYFILSLTLISHHGKDSTLATALGKDLKAKASLVLYAVAIPLAFANAWLACVLYIIVAFIWLIPDLRIEKILSQ, encoded by the coding sequence ATGGGGAAAGGAAGGTTAGAAGCTTTCAGCGATGGTGTACTCGCTATCATTATCACCATTATGGTGTTGGAGTTGAAAGTACCGCATGGGGATAATTTGGCTGTGTTACGTCCCCTGATTCCTGTATTTCTGAGTTATGTGTTGAGTTTTGTGTTTCTCGGCATTTATTGGAATAACCACCATCACCTGCTACAAGCAATCCGTCATGTTAATGGTCGCATCCTTTGGGCTAATCTACATCTGCTATTCTGGTTATCGCTAATTCCTTTCGTCACAGGTTGGATGGGGGAAAACCACTTTGCCGCCTTGCCAGTTGCACTGTATGGTGTGGTACTGCTGTTTGCTGCGGTTGCTTACTTTATTCTTAGTCTGACTCTGATTTCTCATCATGGTAAAGATTCTACTCTAGCCACTGCTCTTGGTAAAGACTTAAAAGCCAAAGCTTCGTTGGTGTTGTATGCTGTAGCCATTCCCCTAGCTTTTGCAAACGCTTGGCTAGCCTGTGTGCTGTACATTATAGTTGCTTTCATATGGCTTATCCCTGACTTAAGGATTGAGAAAATTCTCAGTCAATGA
- a CDS encoding class I SAM-dependent methyltransferase produces MSAQTIGLDQPLYDYLLSNSVREPEILWKLRQETANHPRALMQISPEQGQFMRLLVQLLGAKKTIEIGVFTGYSSLSVALALPADGKIIACDVSEEFTAIARRYWQEAGVADKIDLRLAPGLVTLDALLADGQAGTFDFAFIDADKENYEGYYEQALKLIRPGGLIAIDNVLWSGRVADSSIQDESTQAIRTLNQKLYNDERVTLSLVPIGDGLTLALKRS; encoded by the coding sequence ATGTCAGCACAGACTATTGGCCTTGATCAACCACTGTATGACTACCTGCTATCTAATTCTGTTCGTGAACCAGAAATCCTCTGGAAACTGCGTCAGGAAACTGCTAACCATCCACGGGCTTTAATGCAGATTTCCCCAGAACAAGGGCAGTTTATGAGGCTGTTGGTGCAATTACTAGGGGCAAAGAAAACCATAGAAATTGGTGTGTTTACTGGTTATAGTTCACTGTCTGTAGCCTTGGCTTTACCTGCTGATGGCAAAATTATCGCCTGCGATGTGAGTGAAGAATTTACAGCGATCGCTCGCAGGTATTGGCAAGAAGCTGGGGTTGCTGATAAAATTGACCTGCGTTTAGCTCCAGGCTTGGTAACGTTGGATGCACTCTTGGCAGACGGACAAGCGGGAACTTTTGATTTTGCCTTCATCGATGCAGATAAGGAAAATTACGAAGGCTATTATGAACAAGCATTGAAATTAATCCGTCCTGGTGGTTTGATTGCCATTGATAATGTTTTATGGTCGGGACGGGTGGCTGACTCTAGCATTCAGGATGAAAGTACTCAAGCTATCCGGACTTTAAATCAAAAGTTATACAACGACGAACGAGTAACGCTGTCTCTGGTTCCTATTGGTGATGGGTTGACTTTAGCACTCAAGCGGAGTTAG